One Streptobacillus felis genomic window carries:
- a CDS encoding IMPACT family protein, protein MNTVEKETVIEFIEKKSKFIGYIKPVSTVKEAEKFIEMINEKHFDATHNVYAYKVIENNQEYFKFNDNGEPVNTAGKPMAEIITRLGVSNLVVVATRYFGGIKLGAGGLIRNYAKCAKLAINEAGIVEYVVRKIVLLDFDYSKSTEVETLIEKNNIEVLDKVYNERVMMRLRVSDEELDKIKEIQGIILIEM, encoded by the coding sequence ATGAATACAGTAGAAAAAGAAACGGTAATAGAATTTATAGAGAAAAAGTCAAAATTTATAGGATATATAAAACCAGTAAGTACAGTTAAGGAAGCAGAAAAATTCATAGAAATGATTAATGAAAAACATTTTGATGCTACACATAATGTATATGCATATAAGGTAATAGAAAATAATCAAGAATATTTTAAATTTAATGATAATGGTGAACCTGTAAATACTGCAGGAAAACCTATGGCAGAGATAATAACAAGATTAGGTGTTTCAAACTTAGTTGTAGTTGCAACAAGATACTTTGGTGGAATAAAACTTGGTGCAGGCGGATTAATAAGAAATTATGCTAAATGTGCAAAACTTGCAATTAATGAGGCAGGTATAGTAGAATATGTAGTAAGAAAAATAGTTCTTTTAGATTTTGATTATTCTAAATCTACCGAAGTTGAAACATTAATAGAAAAAAATAATATAGAAGTATTAGATAAAGTATATAACGAAAGAGTAATGATGAGACTAAGGGTTTCAGATGAAGAATTAGATAAAATAAAAGAAATACAAGGAATAATTTTAATTGAAATGTGA